Proteins from one Amycolatopsis benzoatilytica AK 16/65 genomic window:
- a CDS encoding non-ribosomal peptide synthetase, producing MTVISAEPEQRAGAATARALRIRGPLDREKLAAALERIAARLPDDPFAAADVFPDAFANRPLDFSAPPLRARLLSLAQEEHLLLVVLPRSTHLRTGQFLAQLIAELDGSPAPGFTPVAVAPTRSHPAASRLDLAPPGTPGNAARVTTELGPRFAGQPPEVFLGAIALLLRRYTGTGAMTLGLPAGNSEHPVPLPLDLSEDQPVSIVLSDVAKALAAALDGPATTSGFEVAITIDEFLLDGLDQPSLRAFALGEDGSPSTAGGLSLQPLALRAPRCDLEIILTLRTNRPRISWLGHLPEPLLADLAADLSTLLTEILDHAERSTANLLPRARGDRAPTLDTAGAHRAHPGHVPFPADAHSIAHRFADVCRRFPGNAAIRTDTECLTYQELAARAAGTAALLRSGAGPVGLLLPHGPEHIVAIVAAVLTGRPYVPLDPHHPPDRLAALLTHAGATAILTDPAHRPLCDRIGPALTVHHLSTVERELRAADIGAAADSVAYVLYTSGSTGRPKAVAQPHANVLFQVRNHVDNFRIGPADRLGLLTSFGFDMAVTDLFSALLSGAAVVPLDVAAHGVAALGDVLARQEVTVYHSTPTMFRYLTDSLGEHRLPALRAILLGGEQVRRDDVERARRVGAPDCVFVNGYGATEISFVTQHHLGPEARVDGEVIPVGRQLPGVEVVLLDPAGRRTCLRGEITVLSKHVAPGYWRDPAASAGKFVTVDGVPAYRTGDLARRLPDGTLLHLGRADRQVKIRGYRVELGEIEAALCAQPAVAQAVAVAGQSEIIAYVAARDEQPDPELLLDALARKLPHYAVPREIVVLDTFPLTSTGKVDVRGLPAPSPTRTRRPEGDLPRAITRAWSAVLGLPDPPADKDFFALGGHSAQVPVLKRLLEKELGVEIPLGRLFDHPTITGLADVLASGLDSALDRVGDRMSRRRAARAGRRTR from the coding sequence ATGACCGTGATATCGGCGGAACCGGAACAGCGAGCCGGCGCCGCGACCGCGCGGGCGTTGCGGATCCGCGGCCCGCTCGACCGGGAGAAGCTGGCCGCCGCCCTGGAACGGATCGCCGCGCGCCTGCCGGACGACCCCTTCGCCGCGGCGGACGTTTTTCCGGACGCCTTCGCGAACCGTCCGCTCGACTTCTCCGCTCCGCCTCTGCGGGCGCGCTTGCTCTCCCTCGCCCAAGAGGAGCACCTTCTGCTGGTCGTCCTGCCCCGCTCCACCCACCTCCGGACCGGACAGTTCCTGGCACAGCTCATCGCCGAACTGGACGGCTCCCCGGCCCCCGGGTTCACCCCGGTCGCTGTCGCACCGACGAGGAGCCACCCGGCAGCCTCCCGCCTCGACCTGGCCCCGCCCGGGACGCCCGGCAACGCCGCGCGGGTGACCACCGAACTCGGGCCGCGCTTCGCCGGACAGCCCCCGGAGGTCTTCCTCGGCGCGATCGCCCTGCTGCTGCGCCGATACACCGGCACCGGCGCGATGACGCTCGGACTGCCGGCCGGCAACTCCGAACACCCGGTGCCGCTCCCCCTCGACCTCAGCGAGGACCAGCCGGTTTCGATCGTGCTCAGCGACGTCGCCAAGGCCCTCGCCGCCGCTCTCGACGGGCCCGCGACGACAAGCGGGTTCGAGGTCGCGATCACGATCGACGAGTTCCTCCTCGACGGACTCGACCAGCCGAGCCTGCGCGCTTTCGCCCTCGGCGAGGACGGCTCGCCCAGCACGGCCGGCGGGCTCAGCCTGCAACCGCTCGCCCTTCGCGCACCGCGGTGCGACCTGGAGATCATCTTGACCCTGCGGACGAACCGGCCGCGGATCTCCTGGCTCGGGCACCTGCCGGAGCCTCTTCTCGCCGACCTCGCCGCCGACCTGTCCACCCTGCTGACCGAGATCCTCGACCACGCGGAGCGATCCACGGCGAACCTGCTCCCGCGTGCCCGCGGCGACCGGGCGCCGACCCTGGACACCGCCGGAGCGCACCGCGCGCACCCCGGCCACGTCCCGTTCCCCGCCGACGCGCACTCGATCGCGCACCGGTTCGCCGACGTCTGCCGACGGTTTCCCGGCAACGCGGCGATCCGGACCGATACCGAGTGCCTCACCTACCAGGAACTCGCCGCCCGGGCAGCCGGGACCGCGGCCCTGCTGCGGTCCGGCGCCGGCCCGGTCGGGCTGCTGCTCCCGCACGGACCGGAACACATCGTCGCGATCGTCGCGGCCGTCCTCACCGGACGGCCCTACGTGCCGCTGGACCCGCACCATCCGCCCGACCGGCTGGCCGCCCTCCTGACCCACGCGGGCGCCACCGCGATCCTGACCGATCCGGCGCACCGGCCGCTCTGCGATCGCATCGGACCCGCACTGACCGTGCACCATCTGTCCACAGTGGAGAGAGAACTTCGGGCCGCGGACATCGGGGCAGCCGCCGATTCCGTCGCCTACGTGCTCTACACATCGGGGTCGACCGGCCGGCCGAAGGCGGTCGCGCAGCCGCACGCCAACGTCCTCTTCCAGGTCCGCAACCACGTCGACAACTTCCGGATCGGCCCCGCCGACCGGCTCGGCCTGCTCACGTCATTCGGCTTCGACATGGCCGTCACCGATCTGTTCTCCGCACTGCTCAGCGGCGCGGCGGTGGTGCCCCTCGACGTGGCCGCGCACGGTGTCGCCGCGCTCGGCGACGTCCTTGCCCGGCAGGAAGTGACGGTCTACCACTCGACTCCGACGATGTTCCGCTACCTGACCGACTCCCTCGGCGAGCATCGCCTGCCCGCTCTGCGCGCGATCCTCCTCGGCGGCGAGCAGGTGCGGCGCGACGACGTGGAACGGGCACGCCGCGTCGGCGCACCGGACTGCGTGTTCGTCAACGGCTACGGCGCGACCGAGATCAGCTTCGTGACCCAGCACCACCTCGGGCCGGAAGCGCGGGTGGACGGCGAAGTGATCCCGGTCGGCCGCCAGCTGCCGGGCGTCGAGGTCGTCCTCCTCGACCCGGCCGGCCGCCGCACCTGCCTGCGCGGCGAGATCACGGTGCTCAGCAAGCACGTCGCGCCCGGCTACTGGCGGGATCCGGCCGCCTCGGCCGGCAAGTTCGTCACCGTCGACGGGGTGCCCGCCTACCGCACCGGGGACCTCGCCCGCAGGCTGCCCGACGGAACCCTCCTGCACCTCGGGCGCGCCGACCGGCAGGTGAAGATCCGGGGCTACCGGGTCGAACTCGGCGAGATCGAGGCGGCTCTGTGCGCGCAGCCCGCGGTCGCGCAGGCCGTCGCTGTGGCCGGACAGAGCGAGATCATCGCATATGTGGCGGCGCGGGACGAGCAGCCGGATCCGGAGCTGCTGCTCGACGCACTGGCACGGAAGCTGCCGCACTACGCGGTGCCGCGCGAGATCGTCGTCCTCGACACGTTTCCGCTGACCAGCACCGGGAAGGTCGACGTCCGCGGGCTGCCCGCACCGTCGCCGACCCGCACCCGCCGCCCGGAAGGCGATCTGCCCCGGGCGATCACCCGCGCCTGGTCGGCCGTGCTCGGCCTGCCGGACCCGCCGGCGGACAAAGACTTCTTCGCGCTCGGCGGGCACTCCGCGCAGGTTCCCGTGCTGAAAAGGCTGCTGGAGAAGGAACTCGGCGTCGAGATCCCGCTCGGCCGGTTGTTCGACCATCCCACGATCACCGGGCTCGCGGACGTCTTGGCGAGTGGGCTCGACAGTGCTCTGGACCGCGTCGGCGACCGGATGTCCCGCCGCCGCGCGGCCCGGGCCGGACGGCGCACCCGGTGA
- a CDS encoding MbtH family protein: protein MTNPFEDENGVYLVLVNAENQHSLWPEFAAVPAGWTIVHGPASRAECLDYVNESWTDLRPASLVVAMSDSAEPPPR from the coding sequence GTGACCAATCCGTTCGAAGACGAGAATGGCGTTTATCTCGTCCTGGTCAATGCCGAGAATCAGCACTCGCTGTGGCCCGAGTTCGCCGCCGTCCCGGCCGGATGGACGATCGTTCACGGACCGGCCTCGCGGGCCGAGTGCCTGGACTATGTCAACGAAAGCTGGACTGACCTGCGGCCGGCCTCGTTGGTCGTGGCGATGTCGGACTCCGCTGAGCCGCCCCCGCGCTGA
- a CDS encoding LysR family transcriptional regulator → MRMDIRRMLVLVEVSRAGSLTAAAEHLRYTVSAVSQQIGQLEDEAGQPLIERRPRGVTLTEAGRAVVRHAEKIERIVSAAHEELRDLAGLNTGTLRLGTVPTVTESFLPAAISAFRERHPGVDLRVHSAQLSGLEQLLESREIELAITWDRERPAGEIGKSLTSELIFRDPNVLLVPASHHLASRSSVRMEELRHEPWIIRTSPNVLALLHAACDAAGFEPIVSFEARSYQEAQAMVAVGMGIALVPRLSLYSLRSDIRVLTSVSPRPPSRRIVLAHRRGERLSAAGSAMRQLLIETGRSWVPS, encoded by the coding sequence ATGAGGATGGACATCCGGCGGATGCTCGTACTGGTCGAGGTTTCCCGCGCGGGCTCGCTGACCGCGGCGGCGGAGCATCTGCGCTACACCGTTTCCGCTGTCTCCCAGCAGATCGGGCAGCTGGAGGATGAGGCGGGCCAGCCCCTCATCGAACGCCGGCCGCGCGGCGTGACTCTCACCGAAGCGGGGCGTGCGGTGGTGCGCCATGCGGAAAAGATCGAGCGCATCGTGTCGGCGGCCCACGAGGAACTCCGCGACCTGGCTGGTCTCAACACCGGAACGTTGCGGCTCGGCACTGTCCCGACGGTGACCGAGTCCTTCCTGCCGGCGGCGATCTCCGCGTTCCGCGAGCGTCATCCCGGGGTCGACCTGCGCGTCCACAGTGCCCAGCTCTCCGGGCTCGAACAGCTGCTGGAATCGCGCGAGATCGAGCTGGCCATCACCTGGGATCGCGAACGGCCCGCCGGCGAAATCGGGAAAAGCCTGACCAGCGAGCTGATCTTCCGCGACCCCAACGTGTTGCTGGTGCCCGCCAGCCATCATCTGGCCAGTCGATCGTCGGTGCGGATGGAAGAACTCCGGCACGAACCGTGGATCATCCGCACTTCGCCCAACGTCCTGGCGCTGCTGCACGCGGCCTGCGACGCGGCGGGGTTCGAGCCGATCGTCAGCTTCGAAGCGCGCAGCTATCAGGAAGCACAGGCGATGGTCGCGGTCGGCATGGGCATCGCGCTGGTGCCCCGGCTCTCGCTCTACAGCCTCCGCAGCGACATCCGGGTGCTGACCTCGGTTTCGCCGCGCCCGCCGAGCCGCCGGATCGTGCTCGCCCATCGGCGAGGGGAGCGGCTTTCCGCAGCCGGATCGGCGATGCGGCAGCTGCTGATCGAGACCGGACGCAGCTGGGTGCCGTCGTAG
- a CDS encoding helix-turn-helix domain-containing protein, whose amino-acid sequence MRLRPHRPIRPLFDLFSARGEVPDFLVSRRAEIGSALDDLAAIPADRVRADLAATFRLKQPAAWLNDLAAGSEEARAALVKAVEEGYRSLVEPRWAEIAATAQADLAQRGHIMLRQGVASAIGSVSAAIGRLGNVVEIGSPADRDLPAPHGLDFVPSCLAPETVVIPGGAGEPVTVVYPIPGVSARSGPGRSSGDGLSALVGARRAAILRAAVVPRGTTELAVQAGVSLSSASEHASALRNAGLIMTVRAGRKVLHTATELGASLVRASDAPLCDAR is encoded by the coding sequence GTGCGGTTGCGGCCGCACCGGCCGATCCGGCCGCTGTTCGACCTGTTCTCCGCGCGCGGCGAGGTGCCGGACTTCCTCGTCTCGCGCCGCGCCGAGATCGGCTCCGCTCTCGACGATCTCGCGGCCATTCCTGCGGACCGGGTGCGTGCGGACCTCGCGGCGACGTTCCGGCTGAAGCAGCCCGCCGCGTGGCTGAACGACCTCGCCGCGGGGAGCGAAGAGGCGAGGGCGGCGCTGGTGAAAGCCGTCGAGGAGGGCTACCGCAGCCTGGTGGAGCCGCGCTGGGCGGAGATCGCGGCCACCGCGCAGGCAGACCTGGCCCAGCGCGGGCACATCATGCTGCGCCAGGGCGTGGCGAGCGCGATCGGCTCGGTTTCCGCCGCGATCGGCCGGCTCGGGAACGTCGTGGAGATCGGCAGCCCGGCCGACCGGGACCTGCCCGCGCCGCACGGGCTGGACTTCGTGCCGTCGTGCCTCGCTCCGGAGACAGTGGTGATCCCGGGCGGGGCGGGCGAGCCGGTGACCGTGGTGTATCCGATTCCGGGCGTGTCGGCGCGAAGCGGGCCCGGCAGATCGAGCGGCGACGGCCTGTCGGCGCTGGTCGGGGCTCGCCGGGCGGCGATTCTGCGGGCCGCCGTGGTGCCGCGCGGGACCACGGAGCTCGCGGTGCAGGCCGGGGTCAGCCTGTCGTCGGCTTCCGAGCATGCCAGTGCGTTGCGCAATGCCGGGTTGATCATGACTGTGCGGGCGGGGCGGAAGGTGCTGCACACCGCGACGGAGCTGGGCGCGTCGTTGGTGCGGGCGAGCGATGCGCCGTTGTGCGACGCGCGCTGA
- a CDS encoding PrpF domain-containing protein, whose amino-acid sequence MAATVDLAGVWVRGGTSKCWIFAADAVAELPLDLDAVLANALGSGDRRQIDGVGGATSTTSKVAVVARSATPGAEIEYLFGQVGIADRVVEWGSNCGNCATAVGLYAVQEGLVAVDGDVTTVRLRNVNTGATLHTAVATPGGRVPQSGETLVPGVESGGVPVALTFAGPFDPATSFPTRRARQIVSAGGATAEVSIVNAGAPAILIDANSLGMTATEDADEIAARLPALTAFRAAGAVLHGLVRPGQPAPNAVPKTGVVGPATDYRTSNGTLVLASDYDIAVRMLSMHAAHPAIGLTSAVAVAVAAAARGSVVHSLLGGERPTLRIGTLAGVVEVDWTRSRSGVVDAVSLHRAARRLATAVVHVPTTTGPQHEPAVSTASASALAVSR is encoded by the coding sequence ATGGCAGCCACAGTGGATCTGGCGGGGGTGTGGGTGCGCGGCGGCACGAGCAAGTGCTGGATCTTCGCCGCCGACGCGGTGGCGGAGTTGCCGCTCGATCTCGACGCGGTGCTGGCGAACGCGCTCGGCTCGGGCGACCGCCGGCAGATCGACGGGGTCGGCGGAGCGACGTCGACGACGTCGAAGGTGGCGGTCGTCGCACGGTCGGCTACGCCAGGCGCCGAGATCGAGTATCTCTTCGGCCAGGTGGGGATCGCCGACCGGGTCGTCGAGTGGGGCAGCAACTGCGGAAACTGCGCCACGGCCGTCGGCCTCTACGCCGTGCAGGAAGGACTCGTCGCCGTCGACGGCGACGTGACGACCGTGCGGCTGCGCAACGTCAACACCGGCGCCACCCTGCACACCGCGGTCGCCACGCCCGGCGGCCGAGTGCCGCAAAGCGGAGAAACCCTCGTGCCGGGCGTCGAATCGGGCGGTGTGCCGGTGGCGCTGACCTTCGCCGGACCGTTCGATCCGGCCACGTCGTTCCCCACTCGCCGAGCCCGCCAGATCGTCAGCGCGGGCGGAGCGACCGCCGAGGTCAGCATCGTCAACGCGGGCGCACCCGCGATCCTGATCGACGCGAACAGCCTGGGGATGACCGCGACCGAAGACGCCGACGAGATCGCCGCGCGGCTGCCGGCATTGACCGCCTTCCGGGCGGCTGGTGCGGTCCTGCACGGGCTGGTCCGGCCCGGCCAACCCGCGCCCAACGCGGTCCCGAAGACGGGAGTCGTCGGCCCGGCGACGGACTACCGGACGTCCAACGGCACGCTTGTCCTAGCATCGGACTACGACATCGCGGTCCGGATGCTTTCCATGCACGCCGCGCACCCGGCGATCGGGCTGACCTCCGCCGTCGCGGTGGCGGTCGCCGCCGCTGCCCGAGGCAGCGTCGTGCACTCCCTGCTCGGCGGCGAACGCCCGACCCTGCGGATCGGGACGCTGGCCGGGGTGGTCGAGGTCGACTGGACCCGCTCTCGCTCCGGCGTGGTCGACGCGGTCTCGTTGCACCGAGCGGCGCGCCGGCTCGCCACGGCGGTCGTGCACGTCCCGACCACGACCGGCCCGCAACACGAACCCGCGGTCAGTACCGCATCCGCGAGCGCGCTCGCGGTGTCACGCTAG
- a CDS encoding MFS transporter — MLTPTTTAARLDRLPITRPHKFALATLAFVFLFEFGDLNTFAYVAPALTKHLGFSVQDIAVVTSAAFLGMAVGAAFGGRLSDLIGRKRALLFSTSLFSVFSLVNAAGFNVPSFVVFRFLTGVGLSAMVVAATTYISEVMPAARRGRMQSAVMAVGLAGIPFMSFSARGIVPLGEGTWRLVFVLGSAALLALPALAVLPESPRWLVHKDRLPAAESVLARLERHAGPLPPLPEISAAPPATAPTSSYRQLFTSPYGRTTIFLAVVWIFQTLGFYGFVAWVPTLLTQHGFSVAKSLGFSALTTIGAVPGALLAWPVTDRFGRKVPLVVVALATAASGLAYGLTFNPVAIVVFGFCVNLLIQTFATLLYAYSPELFPTGLRNAGHGLVYGTGRLANIFGPMLVASLFAGLGYQAVFVYIAACWLIVALAIAFFGPRTGERPLEALSARTGAPPAAARRVESPRKSPVHTTDTAEGTVR; from the coding sequence GTGCTCACCCCCACCACGACGGCCGCCCGGCTGGACCGTCTCCCGATCACCAGACCGCACAAGTTCGCGCTGGCCACGCTGGCCTTCGTGTTTCTCTTCGAATTCGGCGACCTGAACACCTTCGCCTACGTCGCGCCCGCGCTGACCAAGCATCTCGGCTTCTCCGTCCAGGACATCGCGGTCGTCACCTCGGCCGCGTTCCTGGGCATGGCGGTCGGCGCCGCCTTCGGCGGCCGGCTCTCGGACCTGATCGGCCGCAAACGCGCGCTGCTCTTCTCCACCTCGCTGTTCTCGGTGTTCTCGCTGGTCAACGCGGCTGGGTTCAACGTGCCGAGCTTCGTCGTCTTCCGCTTCCTGACCGGGGTCGGCCTGTCCGCGATGGTGGTCGCCGCGACGACCTACATTTCCGAGGTCATGCCTGCCGCCCGGCGCGGCCGGATGCAGTCCGCGGTCATGGCCGTCGGCCTGGCTGGCATCCCGTTCATGTCGTTCTCCGCGCGGGGCATCGTGCCGCTGGGCGAGGGCACCTGGCGACTGGTCTTCGTGCTCGGCTCCGCGGCTTTGCTGGCTCTCCCCGCGCTTGCGGTACTGCCCGAAAGCCCGCGCTGGCTCGTGCACAAGGATCGGCTGCCCGCTGCCGAGTCCGTCCTCGCCCGGCTGGAACGGCATGCCGGACCGCTGCCTCCGCTCCCCGAGATCTCCGCCGCGCCGCCGGCGACCGCTCCGACCAGCAGCTACCGACAGCTGTTCACGAGTCCGTACGGCCGCACCACGATCTTCCTCGCCGTCGTGTGGATCTTCCAGACCCTCGGCTTCTACGGCTTCGTCGCCTGGGTGCCCACCCTGCTGACCCAGCACGGCTTCAGCGTCGCCAAGTCTCTCGGGTTCTCCGCCCTCACGACGATCGGCGCCGTCCCCGGAGCACTGCTCGCCTGGCCGGTCACCGATCGCTTCGGGCGCAAGGTCCCGCTCGTGGTGGTGGCTCTCGCCACCGCGGCGAGCGGACTGGCCTACGGCCTGACCTTCAACCCGGTCGCCATCGTCGTTTTCGGGTTCTGCGTCAACCTCCTGATCCAGACCTTCGCCACCCTCCTCTATGCCTACAGCCCCGAGCTTTTCCCGACCGGGCTGCGCAACGCCGGGCACGGGCTGGTGTACGGAACCGGGCGGCTGGCGAACATCTTCGGCCCGATGCTCGTCGCCTCGCTCTTCGCCGGACTCGGCTACCAAGCGGTGTTCGTGTACATCGCGGCCTGCTGGCTGATCGTCGCGCTGGCGATCGCGTTCTTCGGTCCCCGCACCGGCGAACGGCCGCTAGAGGCTCTCTCGGCGCGGACCGGCGCTCCGCCCGCTGCCGCCCGCCGCGTCGAGTCGCCGCGGAAAAGCCCAGTGCACACCACCGACACCGCCGAAGGGACAGTTCGTTGA
- a CDS encoding beta-ketoacyl synthase N-terminal-like domain-containing protein, with protein MTEDIAIIGMACRVPGAADPATLWRNLFAGVDPIRRYSDEELRAAGVEESLLRDPGLVRSAGHLDGTAQFDAEFFGYRADEAARLDPQQRLLVETAWSAFEDAGYDPASCPDTAVFASIGPSWYEHYQLAGAWPGAISVGTAPDHAAARVSYALGLSGPSLAVQSACSSSLVAVCLAAQNLADFRCDLALAGGAAVPYPARLAAEDGLVSLSGRCRTFDADADGSVFGSGAGIVLLKRLADAREDGDAVHAVIRGWAVNNDGGERADYRTPSGGGQAAVVLEALRAAEIDAVSYVEAHGSGTLLGDALEVDALDRAFRLAGIPGCLIGSIKPAIGHLDGASGVVGLIKAALVARHGTAPPTAHLRRPNPHLPLSAGGFAVNTEPVELAAPRRIGVSSFGLGGTNAHVVLEQPPPVRRPATAPAQHVLVLSARTPQALAATAARLRERLAREPDLPLADVAFTLATGRRAWPCRQFEIVPDRLSSAQADECPDLAHLGRVWAAGGTPDWSTMFAPGGRRRVWLPTYPFERIRHWANGVPVLPE; from the coding sequence GTGACCGAGGACATCGCGATCATCGGCATGGCGTGCCGGGTCCCGGGTGCGGCGGACCCGGCGACGTTGTGGCGCAACCTGTTCGCGGGCGTCGACCCGATCCGCCGCTACTCGGACGAAGAACTGCGTGCCGCCGGAGTCGAGGAGTCCTTGCTGCGCGACCCCGGTCTGGTGCGCTCGGCGGGCCATCTCGACGGGACCGCGCAGTTCGACGCGGAGTTCTTCGGCTATCGCGCGGACGAGGCGGCACGGCTTGATCCGCAGCAGCGGCTGCTGGTGGAGACCGCGTGGTCGGCCTTCGAGGACGCGGGCTACGACCCTGCTTCGTGCCCGGACACCGCGGTCTTCGCCAGCATCGGGCCGAGCTGGTACGAGCACTACCAGCTGGCCGGCGCCTGGCCCGGCGCGATCTCGGTGGGCACCGCGCCGGATCACGCCGCCGCGCGCGTGTCCTATGCGCTCGGCCTGTCGGGCCCGAGCCTGGCCGTGCAAAGCGCGTGCTCGTCGTCGCTGGTCGCGGTGTGCTTGGCCGCGCAGAACCTGGCCGACTTCCGCTGCGATCTGGCCCTGGCGGGCGGGGCGGCCGTGCCCTACCCGGCTCGGCTGGCGGCGGAGGACGGATTGGTCTCGTTGTCGGGCCGCTGCCGCACGTTCGACGCCGACGCGGACGGATCGGTGTTCGGCAGCGGTGCGGGCATTGTGCTGCTCAAGCGGCTCGCCGACGCCAGAGAAGACGGAGACGCCGTCCACGCGGTCATCCGCGGCTGGGCCGTGAACAACGACGGCGGCGAGCGCGCCGATTACCGCACCCCCAGCGGCGGCGGCCAGGCCGCCGTGGTGCTGGAGGCGTTGCGGGCAGCGGAGATCGACGCCGTCAGCTACGTGGAAGCACACGGCAGCGGCACGCTCCTCGGCGACGCGCTGGAGGTCGACGCCCTCGACCGCGCCTTCCGGCTCGCCGGGATTCCCGGGTGCCTGATCGGCTCGATCAAGCCCGCGATCGGCCACCTCGACGGCGCCTCCGGGGTGGTCGGCCTCATCAAGGCCGCCCTCGTCGCGCGGCACGGGACAGCCCCGCCGACCGCGCACTTGCGGCGCCCGAACCCGCACCTCCCCCTTTCCGCCGGCGGTTTCGCCGTCAACACCGAGCCCGTCGAACTGGCCGCGCCCCGCCGGATCGGAGTCAGCTCGTTCGGGCTCGGCGGGACGAACGCGCACGTGGTCCTCGAACAGCCGCCGCCGGTGCGCCGCCCGGCGACGGCGCCCGCGCAGCACGTGCTCGTGCTGTCCGCCCGCACCCCGCAGGCGCTGGCGGCGACCGCGGCCCGGCTCCGCGAGCGGCTGGCCCGCGAACCGGACCTGCCGCTGGCCGACGTCGCGTTCACCCTGGCCACCGGCCGCCGGGCCTGGCCTTGCCGGCAGTTCGAGATCGTGCCGGACCGGTTGTCGTCCGCCCAGGCTGACGAGTGCCCGGATCTGGCGCATCTCGGCAGGGTCTGGGCAGCGGGAGGCACGCCGGACTGGTCGACGATGTTCGCTCCCGGCGGCCGCCGCCGCGTGTGGTTGCCGACCTATCCGTTCGAACGCATTCGCCATTGGGCCAACGGCGTTCCGGTGCTGCCCGAATGA